In Bacteroidales bacterium, one DNA window encodes the following:
- a CDS encoding heme-binding domain-containing protein encodes MKKSAWLSLALVIAGLIALQGSGIYHQDASASHGPDFVYPSTVKKVIDQKCYGCHSMKGRSDKAKEALMWDSVPNLQKAKIVGTLNDIIDVLEDGSMPPEDIVKKYPDAKLTAEETTILKTWAEAKADSLMN; translated from the coding sequence ATGAAAAAATCAGCATGGTTATCATTGGCTCTAGTTATAGCCGGATTAATTGCATTGCAGGGCTCAGGCATTTATCACCAGGATGCCAGCGCATCACATGGTCCTGATTTTGTTTATCCCTCAACCGTTAAAAAAGTAATAGACCAGAAATGCTATGGATGCCACAGCATGAAAGGCCGATCAGATAAGGCAAAGGAAGCCCTTATGTGGGACAGCGTGCCCAATCTTCAGAAAGCCAAGATTGTCGGAACACTGAATGATATTATTGATGTACTCGAGGATGGTTCAATGCCTCCTGAAGATATCGTTAAGAAGTATCCCGATGCCAAACTTACAGCAGAGGAAACTACTATCCTGAAAACCTGGGCTGAAGCCAAAGCCGACAGCCTGATGAATTAA
- a CDS encoding heme-binding domain-containing protein: MKIIKVLILVLIVVMIAIQFVPDGIPDNKPEDNRTLAHDTLVTPDVLAILKKSCFDCHSNQTDFPWYAGIAPSSWLLADHINEGRKNLNFSEWQDFSKRKKVGKLEDIQEQVKKGEMPLKSYTLIHKKAVLTSEEIQTLIKWTDEATGRLVK; this comes from the coding sequence ATGAAAATAATAAAAGTATTGATCCTGGTTTTGATTGTGGTGATGATTGCCATTCAGTTTGTACCCGACGGCATACCTGATAATAAGCCTGAAGATAATCGCACTCTTGCCCATGATACTCTGGTGACCCCTGATGTTTTGGCCATACTTAAAAAATCGTGTTTTGATTGCCATTCCAATCAAACCGATTTTCCCTGGTATGCCGGTATTGCTCCTTCTTCATGGCTGTTAGCCGATCATATTAATGAAGGTAGGAAAAACCTGAATTTTTCAGAATGGCAGGATTTCAGCAAGCGGAAGAAAGTGGGTAAGCTTGAGGATATCCAGGAGCAGGTAAAAAAAGGTGAAATGCCGCTGAAGTCGTACACCCTGATTCATAAGAAGGCCGTTCTCACATCTGAGGAGATTCAGACACTGATCAAGTGGACGGATGAGGCAACCGGGAGGCTGGTTAAGTAG